Proteins encoded together in one Musa acuminata AAA Group cultivar baxijiao chromosome BXJ3-6, Cavendish_Baxijiao_AAA, whole genome shotgun sequence window:
- the LOC135641286 gene encoding F-box protein At5g67140-like, translating into MKGGEGAEKEAAKAIELEADIERLPVDLLAFIFSLISSFKDLAQASGVCRKWRRGVEESLARKERLSFAGWKVDDESTARVVRAAYNLKELDISRSCWGCQITDGGLYKISLTKCVGNLLSISLWGMAGITDKGVIQLVTRANSLQHLNVGGTFITDDSLYAIASSCPQIKTIILWSCRHVTQSGLIMLVNKCRKLESINVWGMRVPVDCFVSLLAISPALKIKPSTQHLSVGTSWVVS; encoded by the exons ATGAAGGGGGGAGAGGGAGCGGAAAAGGAAGCGGCGAAGGCGATTGAGTTGGAGGCCGATATAGAGCGGCTGCCGGTGGACCTCCTCGCTTTCATCTTCTCTCTTATCTCCTCCTTCAAGGATCTGGCACA GGCGAGTGGGGTGTGCCGGAAGTGGCGGCGAGGGGTGGAGGAGTCCCTCGCgaggaaggagaggctgagcttcGCCGGGTGGAAGGTGGACGACGAATCAACTGCCCGGGTCGTCCGTGCGGCCTACAATCTCAAGGAGCTCGATAT TTCTAGGAGTTGCTGGGGCTGTCAAATAACTGATGGAGGACTGTACAAGATTTCACTAACAAAATGTGTTGGCAATCTATTGTCTATATCATTATGGGGCATGGCCGGAATCACTGATAAAGGAGTAATTCAGCTG GTGACAAGAGCTAATTCCTTGCAACACCTGAATGTTGGTGGCACATTCATTACGGATGACTCTTTATATGCAATTGCAAGTAGTTGTCCACAAATCAAG ACCATTATCCTATGGAGCTGTCGACATGTGACACAGAGTGGCCTCATTATGCTCGTAAATAAGTGTCGTAAACTTGAATCAATCAATGTTTGGGGTATGCGAGTACCTGTGGATTGCTTCGTCAGCTTGCTAGCTATCAGCCCTGCTTTGAAGATAAAACCTAGCACACAACATCTGAGTGTTGGAACGAGTTGGGTAGTATCCTAA
- the LOC103986817 gene encoding putative chloride channel-like protein CLC-g isoform X1 — translation MGSEELDDVETPLLHSASDSHLEDHFLRIRRSAPVTTSQLAIIGSSLCPIESLDYELIENDFFKQDWRSRGEAHIVRYVILKWTLCFLVGAVAGAVGFFNNLAIENIAGVKFVVTSNMMLAGKYKWAFLVFASTNFVLLMFASVITTYISPAAAGSGIPEVMAYLNGVDAPDIFSLKTFFVKVVGCIAAVSSSLHVGKAGPMIHTSACIASILGQGGSRKYRLTCKWLRYFKNDRDRRDLVTCGAGAGVAAAFRAPVGGVLFALECVSSWWRSALLWRAFFTTAVVVVVLRALIDVCNSGKCGLFGKGGLIMFDVTSADVTYHLDDLPPVIVLGIIGGILGSSYNFLLDKVLRIYNLINEKGHVCKLFLAASVSIFTSCCLFGMPWLASCKPCPAESSEACPSIGRSGNFKNFQCPPDQYNDLASLFFNTNDDTIRNLYSAGTDNVFQKTSIILFLITSYFLGIISYGLAVPSGLFVPVILTGATYGRLVGMLMGSHSTLNHGLFAVLGSASLLGGSMRMTVSVCVVMLELTNNLLLLPLVMLVLLISKSVADAFNANVYDLLVQLKGLPYLKAHAEPYMRQLTVADVVRGPLQIFNGVEKVSNIVHVLKTTGHHGFPVVDEPPFSNSPVLFGLILRANLLVLLKKKEFLRTCTLANLDASRHFSADDFAKCGSGKHENVEGIELTAEEMDMYIDLHPFTNTSPYTVVETMSLAKAGILFREVGLRHLLIVPKSSSTTPVVGILTRHDFMPELILGLHPVLLQSRWKKTRVGKSNLIQLFYDLCRFQK, via the exons GTTGATCGAGAATGATTTCTTCAAGCAGGACTGGCGCAGCCGGGGGGAGGCCCACATCGTCCGGTACGTCATCCTCAAGTGGACTCTCTGCTTCCTGGTCGGCGCCGTTGCCGGCGCCGTCGGGTTTTTCAACAACCTCGCCATTGAGAACATCGCCGGCGTCAAGTTCGTCGTCACCTCCAACATGATGCTGGCCGGGAA GTACAAGTGGGCCTTCCTGGTGTTTGCGAGCACGAATTTTGTGCTTCTCATGTTTGCTTCGGTCATCACCACTTACATTTCGCCGGCGGCGGCTGGATCGGGGATACCCGAAGTGATGGCTTACCTAAATGGTGTTGATGCTCCGGATATCTTCTCGTTGAAGACCTTCTTCGTCAAG GTGGTAGGTTGCATCGCTGCCGTCTCCTCATCTCTCCATGTGGGCAAAGCCGGTCCCATGATCCATACAAGCGCTTGCATTGCATCCATACTGGGGCAGGGTGGGTCTCGGAAGTACAGGTTAACCTGTAAATGGTTGAGGTACTTCAAGAACGACAGAGACCGACGGGACCTCGTCACCTGTGGAGCTGGTGCCGGAGTTGCTGCTGCTTTTCGTGCACCGGTTGGTGGTGTTCTGTTTGCCTTGGAATGTGTATCATCATG GTGGCGAAGTGCACTACTTTGGAGAGCATTCTTCACAACAGCAGTTGTCGTGGTCGTTCTGAGGGCACTAATTGATGTTTGCAATAGCGGCAAATGTGGATTATTCGGAAAGGGTGGTCTTATAATGTTCGATGTCACTTCTGCCGACGTCACTTATCACCTAGACGACTTACCTCCGGTAATCGTTCTAGGCATCATTGGAGGAATCTTGGGAAGTTCCTACAACTTTCTGCTTGATAAGGTTCTTAGGATTTACAATCTGATCAATGA GAAAGgccatgtctgcaaattgtttctTGCTGCTTCAGTTTCCATATTCACATCTTGTTGCCTATTTGGAATGCCTTGGCTTGCATCTTGTAAACCTTGCCCAGCTGAATCATCAGAAGCTTGTCCCTCGATAGGCAGATCTGGAAATTTCAAAAATTTTCAGTGTCCTCCTGATCAGTACAATGACTTAGCTAGCTTATTTTTTAACACTAATGATGACACGATCAGAAACCTCTACAGTGCTGGCACAGATAATGTGTTCCAGAAAACTTCGATCATTTTATTCCTTATCACCTCTTACTTTCTTGGTATCATCAGCTACGGTCTAGCAGTTCCTTCAGGCCTTTTTGTGCCGGTTATTTTGACCGGTGCAACTTATGGCCGCCTTGTTGGAATGCTGATGGGTTCACATTCAACTCTCAACCATGGTCTTTTTGCAGTCCTTGGTTCTGCTTCCCTTTTAGGTGGATCAATGAGAATGACTGTTTCTGTCTGTGTAGTTATGCTTGAATTGACCAACAATCTGCTACTGCTCCCTCTGGTTATGCTGGTGTTGCTCATATCGAAGTCTGTGGCTGATGCTTTCAACGCCAACGTGTATGACCTGCTTGTGCAATTGAAGGGGCTACCTTATCTTAAAGCCCACGCTGAGCCTTACATGAGACAGCTCACAGTTGCCGATGTGGTTAGAGGTCCTTTGCAGATATTCAATGGTGTGGAGAAAGTTAGCAACATAGTCCATGTGCTGAAGACGACCGGCCACCATGGTTTCCCTGTGGTAGATGAGCCTCCGTTTTCCAATTCACCAGTGCTTTTTGGTCTGATTCTTCGTGCAAATCTGCTTGTTTTGTTGAAGAAGAAAGAGTTTCTTCGTACCTGCACGCTTGCAAACCTTGATGCTTCAAGGCATTTCTCAGCTGATGATTTCGCTAAGTGTGGCTCCGGCAAGCATGAAAACGTCGAAGGAATTGAGCTGACAGCTGAAGAGATGGATATGTATATCGATTTGCATCCATTTACCAACACCTCACCTTACACGGTTGTTGAGACGATGTCATTGGCGAAAGCAGGTATTCTTTTCCGAGAAGTTGGCTTGAGGCACCTCTTGATTGTTCCAAAGTCCTCTTCA ACAACACCTGTGGTGGGCATATTGACAAGGCATGATTTTATGCCCGAGCTCATACTTGGGTTGCATCCTGTTCTGTTGCAAAGCAGATGGAAGAAAACAAGGGTCGGGAAATCAAATTTGATCCAACTATTTTATGATCTTTGTCGATTCCAGAAATAA
- the LOC103986817 gene encoding putative chloride channel-like protein CLC-g isoform X2 yields MGSEELDDVETPLLHSASDSHLEDHFLRIRRSAPVTTSQLAIIGSSLCPIESLDYELIENDFFKQDWRSRGEAHIVRYVILKWTLCFLVGAVAGAVGFFNNLAIENIAGVKFVVTSNMMLAGKYKWAFLVFASTNFVLLMFASVITTYISPAAAGSGIPEVMAYLNGVDAPDIFSLKTFFVKVVGCIAAVSSSLHVGKAGPMIHTSACIASILGQGGSRKYRLTCKWLRYFKNDRDRRDLVTCGAGAGVAAAFRAPVGGVLFALECVSSWWRSALLWRAFFTTAVVVVVLRALIDVCNSGKCGLFGKGGLIMFDVTSADVTYHLDDLPPVIVLGIIGGILGSSYNFLLDKVLRIYNLINEKGHVCKLFLAASVSIFTSCCLFGMPWLASCKPCPAESSEACPSIGRSGNFKNFQCPPDQYNDLASLFFNTNDDTIRNLYSAGTDNVFQKTSIILFLITSYFLGIISYGLAVPSGLFVPVILTGATYGRLVGMLMGSHSTLNHGLFAVLGSASLLGGSMRMTVSVCVVMLELTNNLLLLPLVMLVLLISKSVADAFNANVYDLLVQLKGLPYLKAHAEPYMRQLTVADVVRGPLQIFNGVEKVSNIVHVLKTTGHHGFPVVDEPPFSNSPVLFGLILRANLLVLLKKKEFLRTCTLANLDASRHFSADDFAKCGSGKHENVEGIELTAEEMDMYIDLHPFTNTSPYTVVETMSLAKADNTCGGHIDKA; encoded by the exons GTTGATCGAGAATGATTTCTTCAAGCAGGACTGGCGCAGCCGGGGGGAGGCCCACATCGTCCGGTACGTCATCCTCAAGTGGACTCTCTGCTTCCTGGTCGGCGCCGTTGCCGGCGCCGTCGGGTTTTTCAACAACCTCGCCATTGAGAACATCGCCGGCGTCAAGTTCGTCGTCACCTCCAACATGATGCTGGCCGGGAA GTACAAGTGGGCCTTCCTGGTGTTTGCGAGCACGAATTTTGTGCTTCTCATGTTTGCTTCGGTCATCACCACTTACATTTCGCCGGCGGCGGCTGGATCGGGGATACCCGAAGTGATGGCTTACCTAAATGGTGTTGATGCTCCGGATATCTTCTCGTTGAAGACCTTCTTCGTCAAG GTGGTAGGTTGCATCGCTGCCGTCTCCTCATCTCTCCATGTGGGCAAAGCCGGTCCCATGATCCATACAAGCGCTTGCATTGCATCCATACTGGGGCAGGGTGGGTCTCGGAAGTACAGGTTAACCTGTAAATGGTTGAGGTACTTCAAGAACGACAGAGACCGACGGGACCTCGTCACCTGTGGAGCTGGTGCCGGAGTTGCTGCTGCTTTTCGTGCACCGGTTGGTGGTGTTCTGTTTGCCTTGGAATGTGTATCATCATG GTGGCGAAGTGCACTACTTTGGAGAGCATTCTTCACAACAGCAGTTGTCGTGGTCGTTCTGAGGGCACTAATTGATGTTTGCAATAGCGGCAAATGTGGATTATTCGGAAAGGGTGGTCTTATAATGTTCGATGTCACTTCTGCCGACGTCACTTATCACCTAGACGACTTACCTCCGGTAATCGTTCTAGGCATCATTGGAGGAATCTTGGGAAGTTCCTACAACTTTCTGCTTGATAAGGTTCTTAGGATTTACAATCTGATCAATGA GAAAGgccatgtctgcaaattgtttctTGCTGCTTCAGTTTCCATATTCACATCTTGTTGCCTATTTGGAATGCCTTGGCTTGCATCTTGTAAACCTTGCCCAGCTGAATCATCAGAAGCTTGTCCCTCGATAGGCAGATCTGGAAATTTCAAAAATTTTCAGTGTCCTCCTGATCAGTACAATGACTTAGCTAGCTTATTTTTTAACACTAATGATGACACGATCAGAAACCTCTACAGTGCTGGCACAGATAATGTGTTCCAGAAAACTTCGATCATTTTATTCCTTATCACCTCTTACTTTCTTGGTATCATCAGCTACGGTCTAGCAGTTCCTTCAGGCCTTTTTGTGCCGGTTATTTTGACCGGTGCAACTTATGGCCGCCTTGTTGGAATGCTGATGGGTTCACATTCAACTCTCAACCATGGTCTTTTTGCAGTCCTTGGTTCTGCTTCCCTTTTAGGTGGATCAATGAGAATGACTGTTTCTGTCTGTGTAGTTATGCTTGAATTGACCAACAATCTGCTACTGCTCCCTCTGGTTATGCTGGTGTTGCTCATATCGAAGTCTGTGGCTGATGCTTTCAACGCCAACGTGTATGACCTGCTTGTGCAATTGAAGGGGCTACCTTATCTTAAAGCCCACGCTGAGCCTTACATGAGACAGCTCACAGTTGCCGATGTGGTTAGAGGTCCTTTGCAGATATTCAATGGTGTGGAGAAAGTTAGCAACATAGTCCATGTGCTGAAGACGACCGGCCACCATGGTTTCCCTGTGGTAGATGAGCCTCCGTTTTCCAATTCACCAGTGCTTTTTGGTCTGATTCTTCGTGCAAATCTGCTTGTTTTGTTGAAGAAGAAAGAGTTTCTTCGTACCTGCACGCTTGCAAACCTTGATGCTTCAAGGCATTTCTCAGCTGATGATTTCGCTAAGTGTGGCTCCGGCAAGCATGAAAACGTCGAAGGAATTGAGCTGACAGCTGAAGAGATGGATATGTATATCGATTTGCATCCATTTACCAACACCTCACCTTACACGGTTGTTGAGACGATGTCATTGGCGAAAGCAG ACAACACCTGTGGTGGGCATATTGACAAGGCATGA